A segment of the Butyrivibrio fibrisolvens genome:
TCGTATGTTTCTTGGAATTATTGTTTTGAACACATTTTCATCAATGTGATCTTTAACATTCTCAACTACCTGTAATGAAAGGTTTGTTCTTGCATCGAACATTGTGAATACAACGCCTTCCATTTCGAGTCTTGGATTAAGTCTTTCTTTAACAAGATTTACTGTGTGGACTAACTGGCTTAATCCTTCAAGAGCATAATATTCGCACTGAATAGGAACAAGTACTTTATCTGCTGTTGTCATCGCATTAACTGTCAGCATACTAAGTGATGGAGGACAGTCAATAATGATAAAATCGTATCTGTCTTTGACTTTATCGATCTCGTTTTTGAGGATATATTCTTTCTTTTCTATATCTATCAGCTCGATCTCTGCTGCTGACAGATTAATATTAGAAGGAATGATATCTATTCCGGGAAGGTCTTCGACAATGTTGTGACGAATACATTCGTCTACAGAACTCTCTCCTATCATAAGATGATAAATAGTTCTGTCTATTTCATTTTTGTCTAAACCGAATCCGCTTGTTGTATTTCCCTGGGGGTCTGCATCGATTACGAGAATTTTTTT
Coding sequences within it:
- a CDS encoding AAA family ATPase; the encoded protein is MGRIIAVANQKGGVGKTTTSINLSAALAEENKKILVIDADPQGNTTSGFGLDKNEIDRTIYHLMIGESSVDECIRHNIVEDLPGIDIIPSNINLSAAEIELIDIEKKEYILKNEIDKVKDRYDFIIIDCPPSLSMLTVNAMTTADKVLVPIQCEYYALEGLSQLVHTVNLVKERLNPRLEMEGVVFTMFDARTNLSLQVVENVKDHIDENVFKTIIPRNIRLAEAPSYGLPINLYEPKSAGAEAYKLLAEEVIANES